From one Triticum urartu cultivar G1812 chromosome 3, Tu2.1, whole genome shotgun sequence genomic stretch:
- the LOC125547198 gene encoding nascent polypeptide-associated complex subunit alpha-like protein 1, protein MTVAELLLAQLEEHNIEGDEPILEDDDDEDEDEKDDDEVEEGEKKSRKAMEKLGMKAMTGVSRVTIKKSKTVVYVLCKPDVFKSSQSDTYVMFGEVKLEDPSTQLQTQAAEQFKVPGPSSVISKGEPSVAAAQDDEEVNDTDVDKKDVELVMRQASVSRSRAVKALKAADGDIVSAIM, encoded by the exons ATGACGGTCGCCGAGCTGCTCCTCGCCCAGCTCGAGGAGCACAACATCGAG GGTGATGAGCCTatccttgaggatgatgatgatgaggatgaggatgaaaAAGATGACGATGAAGTTGAGG AGGGTGAGAAGAAGAGCAGGAAAGCCATGGAGAAGCTTGGCATGAAGGCCATGACTGGTGTGAGCCGTGTAACTATCAAGAAGAGCAAGACC GTTGTGTATGTCCTCTGCAAGCCAGACGTCTTCAAGAGCTCGCAGTCAGACACCTACGTCATGTTCGGGGAGGTCAAGCTTGAGGACCCGAGCACTCAGCTGCAGACACAAGCGGCGGAACAGTTCAAGGTGCCAGGCCCGAGCAGTGTGATCTCAAAGGGCGAGCCGTCCGTGGCAGCAGCCCAGGACGATGAGGAGGTCAACGACACTGATGTTGACAAGAAGGACGTCGAGCTCGTGATGAGGCAGGCCTCCGTGTCGAGATCCAGGGCTGTGAAGGCGCTCAAGGCTGCGGATGGCGACATTGTCAGTGCTATCATGTAG